One region of Paralichthys olivaceus isolate ysfri-2021 chromosome 12, ASM2471397v2, whole genome shotgun sequence genomic DNA includes:
- the dusp23b gene encoding dual specificity protein phosphatase 23, whose translation MASNAPHNFSWVEPGKLAGLALPRMTAEYQYLLDNGIKHLVCLCERKPPYHDSCPQLQLHHIKITDFTPPSPSQIDRFLTIVEEANSTGEGVAVHCMHGHGRTGTMLACYLVKTRKISGIDAINEIRRLRRGSIETHEQEKAVVQFYQRTK comes from the exons ATGGCCTCCAATGCTCCACATAACTTCTCCTGGGTCGAACCAGGCAAACTGGCCGGACTGGCATTGCCCAGGATGACGGCTGAATACCAGTATCTGCTGGACAACGGTATCAAACACCTGGTTTGCCTGTGCGAGAGGAAACCGCCTTACCACGACTCGTGcccacagctgcagctgcaccacATCAAGATAACAGACTTCACTCCCCCTTCGCCGAGTCAGATTGACAGATTCCTCACTATCGTGGAAGAGGCCAACTCCACTGGGGAA GGTGTTGCAGTTCACTGCATGCACGGCCATGGTAGAACGGGGACAATGCTGGCCTGCTACCTGGTGAAGACGAGGAAGATTTCAGGCATCGACGCCATCAATGAGATCCGCCGGCTGCGGAGAGGCTCCATCGAAACGCACGAGCAAGAGAAAGCAGTGGTTCAGTTTTATCAGCGCACCAAGTAA
- the gng2 gene encoding guanine nucleotide-binding protein G(I)/G(S)/G(O) subunit gamma-2 — MASNNTASIAQARKLVEQLKMEANIDRIKVSKAAADLMSYCEAHAKEDPLLSPVPASENPFREKKFFCAIL; from the exons ATGGCGAGCAATAACACGGCCAGCATCGCACAAGCCAGGAAGCTGGTGGAGCAGCTGAAGATGGAGGCCAACATCGACAGGATAAAG gTTTCAAAAGCAGCGGCGGACTTGATGTCGTACTGCGAAGCCCACGCCAAAGAGGACCCTCTGTTATCGCCGGTGCCAGCGTCAGAGAACCCGTTCAGGGAGAAGAAGTTCTTCTGTGCCATCCTGTAA